In Propionicimonas paludicola, a single window of DNA contains:
- a CDS encoding universal stress protein — MTQQAPVVIGYDGSVFAAHALRKGLAVASALGAPVRIVRAWTISNAPRPRTWAPGYVPPVDDYAEAIREQLAEEVAAELAAHPDLAVSLEVPHGAAGRELVNASHDAQLVVVGTRGLGGFSGLLLGSVSDEVVEHAHCDVLVVRTRSDGEAELPLAD, encoded by the coding sequence ATGACGCAGCAGGCTCCGGTGGTGATCGGCTACGACGGTTCGGTCTTTGCGGCGCATGCCCTGCGCAAGGGTTTGGCGGTGGCCAGCGCGCTGGGTGCTCCGGTCCGGATCGTCCGAGCCTGGACGATCAGCAACGCACCGCGTCCGCGCACCTGGGCCCCGGGCTACGTCCCGCCGGTGGACGACTATGCCGAGGCGATTCGCGAGCAGCTCGCCGAAGAAGTTGCCGCCGAGTTGGCTGCGCATCCCGACCTCGCCGTGAGCCTCGAGGTGCCCCACGGCGCCGCCGGACGAGAGCTGGTCAACGCCTCGCACGACGCCCAACTGGTGGTGGTCGGCACGCGCGGACTGGGCGGCTTCTCCGGTCTGCTGCTCGGCTCAGTCTCGGACGAGGTCGTCGAGCATGCCCACTGCGACGTCCTTGTGGTTCGGACGCGGTCCGACGGTGAGGCCGAACTCCCTCTGGCCGACTAG
- a CDS encoding prepilin peptidase, producing MNWLLIASGTALAAAGAAGANPYLRRRIRSTASWTRRWLQVPIAAVLGGLAGLAGSIGEFVAFVILAVAASLLVVVDFADWELPDVITLGLYPVLAISLAGAAWSLVDFAPLLHAGIGALAMLLVYFVLARFAPDLGFGDVKLAGVVGGFLGWFGPAQWTLGFLAAWVSMAAISVLLLVTKRISRQDSLPFGPWMILGAVIGALLGPTVLPSLA from the coding sequence GTGAACTGGCTCCTGATCGCCTCGGGCACCGCACTGGCAGCGGCTGGAGCCGCCGGAGCCAACCCCTACCTTCGTCGCCGGATTCGCTCGACGGCATCATGGACCCGTCGCTGGCTGCAGGTACCGATCGCCGCCGTGCTCGGTGGGCTGGCCGGGCTGGCCGGCTCGATCGGGGAGTTCGTGGCCTTCGTGATCCTGGCGGTCGCCGCCAGCCTGCTGGTGGTCGTCGACTTCGCCGACTGGGAGCTGCCGGATGTGATCACCTTGGGTCTGTATCCGGTGCTCGCGATCAGCTTGGCCGGAGCCGCCTGGTCACTGGTTGACTTCGCACCGCTCCTCCACGCCGGGATCGGTGCCCTGGCAATGCTCTTGGTCTACTTCGTTCTGGCGCGGTTCGCCCCTGATCTCGGCTTCGGTGATGTGAAGCTGGCCGGGGTGGTCGGAGGCTTCCTGGGCTGGTTCGGTCCGGCCCAATGGACGCTCGGCTTCCTGGCCGCCTGGGTGAGCATGGCCGCCATCAGCGTGCTATTGCTGGTCACCAAGAGGATCAGCCGACAGGACTCACTGCCGTTCGGGCCGTGGATGATCCTCGGAGCCGTGATCGGTGCCCTGCTGGGCCCCACGGTGCTGCCCAGCCTGGCCTGA
- a CDS encoding type II secretion system F family protein, with protein MDPKLQLFFGIIALFIGLAILFWFVLGGSAVSHRQVMSNLRRDTEEPSPTGLPGDRELSPLDQVIQRQTPPALVRQMAKLWAGAGRPEKWPVERLLATKYLLGLVGIAVAIGAVVLNPSTTGVLLGIGLALLLFFLPELRLYSRSLERREAIALQLPDILDQMSIAVKAGLGFDAAMARVARTGRGELPEELVRTMQDIQVGQSRRAAYADLSARTGVDSLHQFTRSIIQAEAYGIALSDVLETQADELRMERRQTAERRAMEIPVKVVFPLILFILPAIFIVVMGPGAIQIMESFGVRF; from the coding sequence ATGGACCCCAAGCTGCAGCTCTTCTTCGGAATCATCGCCCTGTTCATCGGGCTGGCCATCCTCTTCTGGTTCGTCCTCGGTGGGAGCGCGGTGTCGCACCGGCAGGTGATGTCCAACCTGCGCCGGGACACCGAGGAGCCATCCCCTACCGGCCTGCCCGGCGACCGTGAGTTGAGCCCGCTGGACCAGGTCATCCAGCGGCAGACGCCGCCGGCGCTGGTTCGGCAAATGGCCAAGCTGTGGGCCGGAGCCGGACGTCCGGAGAAGTGGCCGGTGGAGCGGCTGCTCGCCACCAAGTACCTGCTCGGCCTGGTCGGCATTGCGGTGGCGATCGGTGCGGTCGTGCTGAACCCGAGCACCACCGGAGTCCTGCTCGGCATCGGCCTGGCTCTGCTGCTGTTCTTCCTGCCCGAGTTGCGGCTCTACAGCCGTTCGCTGGAGCGCCGCGAGGCGATCGCCCTGCAGCTGCCGGACATTCTGGATCAGATGAGCATCGCAGTGAAGGCCGGCCTCGGCTTCGATGCCGCGATGGCCCGAGTGGCTCGGACCGGTCGCGGTGAGCTGCCCGAGGAGTTGGTCCGCACGATGCAGGACATCCAGGTGGGGCAGAGCCGCCGGGCCGCCTACGCGGACCTGTCCGCGCGCACCGGCGTCGACTCGCTGCACCAGTTCACTCGCTCGATCATTCAGGCCGAGGCCTACGGCATCGCGCTGTCTGACGTGCTGGAGACCCAAGCCGACGAGTTGCGGATGGAACGTCGCCAGACGGCGGAGCGCCGCGCCATGGAGATCCCGGTCAAGGTGGTCTTCCCCCTGATTCTGTTCATCCTGCCGGCCATCTTCATCGTGGTGATGGGGCCTGGCGCGATCCAGATCATGGAGTCCTTCGGCGTACGATTCTGA
- a CDS encoding type II secretion system F family protein, translating into MTGFLGSSQALTVGSILLGLAAILVFVLLLLPSNRLPIERRRFNPDERDAGITKLADRATDLVGRFLGARADGPNEVLVEAGINMPLKEIVVIVGAGSLAGFAFGLVVGQLLLAIVLALVVPILGRMVFSVLAERRRKKFEGQLSETLQMLAGSLRAGYSLPQAIATVAQEGEEPTSSEFTRVTNEVRVGRSLTESLDDVAVRMRNEDFYWVTQAIGINREVGGNLAEVLDNVSSTIRGRSEIKRQVAALAADGKLSAIILMLLPFVVSLFLAILSPAYIGRLVSSPVGWMMVGSGVVMLAIGGFWLSKLINIKF; encoded by the coding sequence ATGACCGGATTCCTGGGCAGCTCGCAGGCACTCACCGTCGGCTCGATCCTGCTCGGGTTGGCGGCGATCCTGGTCTTCGTCCTGCTGCTGCTGCCCAGCAACCGCCTGCCGATCGAGCGGCGCCGGTTCAACCCCGACGAGCGGGATGCCGGGATCACGAAGCTCGCCGACCGGGCCACCGACCTGGTCGGACGCTTCCTCGGCGCTCGCGCCGACGGTCCGAACGAGGTCCTGGTCGAGGCCGGCATCAACATGCCGCTGAAAGAGATCGTGGTCATCGTCGGTGCCGGCAGCCTGGCCGGCTTCGCATTCGGCCTGGTTGTCGGCCAGCTCCTGCTGGCTATCGTGCTGGCGCTGGTGGTTCCGATTCTGGGCCGGATGGTGTTCTCAGTGTTGGCCGAGCGGCGCCGCAAGAAGTTCGAAGGGCAGCTCAGCGAGACGCTGCAGATGCTGGCCGGCAGCCTTCGCGCGGGCTACAGCCTGCCGCAGGCGATCGCCACCGTTGCTCAGGAAGGTGAGGAACCGACCTCGAGCGAGTTCACCCGGGTCACCAATGAAGTCCGGGTCGGACGATCGCTGACCGAGTCGCTGGACGACGTGGCCGTCCGGATGCGCAACGAGGACTTCTACTGGGTGACGCAGGCCATCGGCATCAACCGTGAGGTCGGCGGCAACCTGGCCGAAGTGCTGGACAACGTCAGCTCGACCATCCGCGGCCGCTCCGAGATCAAGCGTCAGGTGGCCGCATTGGCGGCGGACGGGAAGCTGTCGGCGATCATCCTGATGCTGCTGCCCTTCGTGGTCAGTCTCTTCCTGGCAATCCTCAGCCCGGCCTACATCGGCCGACTGGTGTCCAGCCCGGTCGGCTGGATGATGGTCGGCAGTGGCGTGGTCATGTTGGCCATCGGTGGGTTCTGGCTGTCCAAGCTGATCAACATCAAGTTCTAG
- a CDS encoding CpaF family protein translates to MNLAARVNAAKGERGIPPEEIASAAPTTPMRALAPEADFSAPAPWLPVPNSGQRPLNEPAVNWMPEPASQASASDHRLSNRAQVTNVVVETHDALAHIKEDAIEQLFERMGARLNDPNLDENALQNLVNVELNAIIEGGRLPLTARERQRLINEVRDDVLGLGPLEALIADKSVTEIMVNGPHKVYVERSGKLTLTQVKFSDEPHLRRIIERIVTRVGRRIDESSPLVDARLEDGSRVNAIIPPLAVSGSTLTIRKFSKDALSVPDLINFKTLTPAMAEFLEACVQARLNMIVSGGTGTGKTTLLNVLSGFIPSHERIVSIEDAVELQLQQDHVVRLESRPANVEGRGEVTIRDLVKNSLRMRPDRIIVGEVRGAEALDMLQAMNTGHDGSLSTVHANTARDALARLETLVLMAGMDLPLRAIREQVASAVDVIVQISRLRDGTRRITSISEVIGMEGQTLTMQDIFEFDFGAGVSPDGVFLGITKPTGVRPHFSQKMADLGIKLSPNTFGGPELWTSR, encoded by the coding sequence ATGAACCTTGCCGCACGCGTGAACGCCGCCAAGGGCGAGCGTGGGATTCCGCCGGAGGAGATCGCGTCCGCAGCTCCGACGACGCCGATGCGAGCACTCGCACCGGAAGCCGACTTCAGCGCCCCGGCCCCGTGGCTCCCGGTTCCCAACTCCGGCCAGCGACCGCTCAACGAGCCTGCGGTGAACTGGATGCCCGAGCCGGCATCGCAGGCCTCGGCCAGTGATCATCGGCTCTCCAACCGTGCCCAGGTGACCAATGTGGTCGTGGAGACCCACGATGCGCTGGCGCACATCAAGGAAGACGCCATCGAGCAGCTGTTCGAGCGAATGGGTGCGCGGCTGAACGACCCGAACCTCGACGAGAACGCCCTGCAGAACCTGGTCAACGTCGAACTGAACGCCATCATCGAAGGCGGACGACTGCCGCTGACGGCCCGCGAACGGCAGCGGCTGATCAACGAGGTGCGCGACGACGTCCTCGGACTCGGCCCACTGGAGGCTCTGATCGCCGACAAGTCGGTCACCGAAATCATGGTGAACGGTCCGCACAAGGTCTACGTCGAGCGCTCCGGCAAGCTCACCTTGACCCAGGTCAAGTTCTCCGACGAGCCGCACCTGCGCCGGATCATCGAGCGCATCGTCACTCGGGTCGGACGCCGCATCGACGAGTCCTCCCCGCTGGTCGACGCCCGCCTGGAGGACGGCTCGCGTGTCAACGCCATCATCCCGCCGCTGGCGGTGAGCGGGTCAACGCTGACCATCCGTAAGTTCTCCAAGGACGCGCTGAGCGTCCCCGACCTGATCAACTTCAAGACGCTGACTCCGGCCATGGCGGAGTTCCTCGAGGCCTGCGTGCAGGCTCGACTGAACATGATCGTCTCCGGCGGTACCGGCACCGGTAAGACCACGCTGCTGAACGTCCTGTCCGGCTTCATCCCTTCGCACGAGCGCATCGTGTCGATCGAGGACGCGGTCGAGCTTCAGCTTCAGCAGGATCACGTGGTCCGGCTGGAGTCCCGTCCGGCCAACGTCGAGGGCCGTGGCGAGGTCACGATCCGCGACCTGGTGAAGAACTCGCTGCGTATGCGTCCGGACCGGATCATCGTCGGCGAGGTTCGTGGCGCCGAGGCGCTGGACATGCTGCAGGCCATGAACACCGGCCACGACGGCTCGCTGTCCACCGTCCACGCCAACACCGCCCGCGACGCCCTGGCCCGTCTCGAGACCCTGGTGCTGATGGCCGGCATGGACCTGCCGCTGCGGGCGATCCGCGAGCAGGTCGCCTCGGCCGTGGACGTGATCGTCCAGATCAGCCGACTGCGAGACGGCACCCGCCGAATCACGTCGATCAGCGAAGTGATCGGCATGGAGGGGCAGACCCTCACCATGCAGGACATCTTCGAGTTCGACTTCGGCGCCGGTGTCTCGCCGGACGGCGTCTTCCTGGGCATCACCAAGCCGACCGGGGTGCGTCCGCACTTCAGCCAGAAGATGGCCGACCTGGGGATCAAGCTCTCGCCGAACACCTTCGGCGGTCCCGAGCTCTGGACCAGCCGATGA
- a CDS encoding AAA family ATPase — protein sequence MSPALVISPNPQVVGLVQQAWGPDGYAIAPLRFPATMAALMQELQGAPMPEVAVLDPGDQIQAALSLATELSATAAIPVVLVSDQGAELALPALRAGVRDIVSPYGRPEEMRQALQRAAALNAGRVQQPMVNSVPPMATGQGKVITVASPKGGVGKTTVSTNLAVGLAMREPKSTVLVDIDLHFGDVASALNINPEYTLPDMAHGPVSRDSVAVKSYLTEHSSGLFVVPGSESPAAADTVSAKEIGTLLQTLTGQFKYVVVDTAPGLGEHTLAVLDQTDTLVLVTSLDVPGVRGLRKELDTLRDISIVLESRVVVLNFMHPSRGLTAADVEATIGRKVDVQLPQSNSVPISTNQGVPLLQGNGRDPVAKQLRSLVDLIAAEQTAPVKGHRFFDFGGKKEGQR from the coding sequence ATGAGTCCCGCCCTGGTCATCAGCCCCAACCCTCAGGTCGTCGGCCTGGTTCAGCAAGCCTGGGGTCCGGACGGCTATGCGATCGCTCCGCTGCGGTTCCCGGCGACCATGGCCGCGCTGATGCAGGAGCTGCAGGGCGCACCCATGCCCGAAGTGGCCGTGCTCGATCCGGGGGATCAGATCCAAGCAGCGCTCTCCCTGGCCACCGAGCTCTCCGCGACCGCGGCCATCCCGGTGGTCCTGGTCAGCGACCAGGGCGCTGAGCTGGCGTTGCCGGCGCTGCGCGCCGGCGTCCGCGACATCGTTTCGCCCTACGGCCGTCCCGAGGAGATGCGTCAGGCTCTGCAGCGCGCTGCGGCCCTCAACGCCGGACGAGTCCAGCAGCCGATGGTGAACTCGGTTCCGCCGATGGCCACCGGCCAGGGCAAGGTGATCACCGTCGCCTCGCCGAAGGGTGGCGTCGGCAAGACCACCGTCTCGACGAACCTCGCCGTCGGCCTGGCCATGCGCGAACCCAAGTCGACGGTCCTGGTCGACATCGACCTGCACTTCGGTGACGTCGCCTCAGCACTGAACATCAACCCCGAGTACACACTGCCGGACATGGCCCACGGCCCGGTCAGCCGGGACAGCGTGGCGGTGAAGTCCTACCTGACCGAGCACTCGTCCGGGCTCTTCGTCGTTCCGGGCTCCGAGTCCCCGGCCGCCGCCGACACGGTCTCAGCCAAGGAGATCGGCACCCTGCTGCAGACCCTCACCGGGCAGTTCAAGTACGTGGTGGTCGACACCGCCCCCGGCCTGGGCGAACACACTCTGGCCGTACTGGATCAGACCGACACCTTGGTCCTGGTGACCAGCCTGGACGTCCCGGGCGTGCGTGGCCTGCGCAAGGAACTGGACACCCTGCGCGACATCAGCATCGTGCTGGAGTCCCGGGTAGTGGTGCTGAACTTCATGCATCCCAGCCGTGGCCTGACCGCAGCCGACGTCGAGGCGACCATCGGCCGCAAGGTCGACGTCCAGCTCCCGCAGTCCAACTCGGTGCCGATCTCGACCAACCAGGGCGTTCCGCTGCTGCAGGGCAACGGCCGCGACCCGGTGGCCAAGCAGTTGCGCAGCCTCGTGGATCTGATCGCCGCGGAGCAGACGGCCCCGGTCAAGGGGCACCGGTTCTTCGACTTCGGAGGGAAGAAGGAGGGCCAGCGATGA
- the cpaB gene encoding Flp pilus assembly protein CpaB, with amino-acid sequence MQRRVIAAIAAVLLAGVGAVLMFTYVSNADARAMAGQEPTDVLVVVAADGVPAGTLGKNLAPFVELKKLPRAAVAANALSNTVEIQDLATTTDLKQGEQVLASRFAKPDTDGGKKGDIPVPNDMQQISMVTESQRAVAGRIIPGDKIAINVTKGNQTAQVFRDVLVLRVDGGSTPDGAASGSSVMLTLALKPKDVRLLVASLQTAQLWIVLDAKNNDGSAEAPISLTLGKASQ; translated from the coding sequence ATGCAACGTCGAGTCATCGCAGCGATCGCGGCGGTGTTGCTGGCAGGCGTCGGAGCAGTCCTGATGTTCACCTACGTGTCGAACGCGGACGCCCGAGCCATGGCCGGCCAAGAGCCCACCGATGTACTGGTCGTCGTGGCTGCGGACGGTGTCCCGGCCGGAACTCTCGGCAAGAACCTGGCCCCGTTCGTCGAGCTGAAGAAGCTCCCCCGGGCCGCTGTCGCCGCCAACGCACTGAGCAACACCGTCGAGATCCAGGACCTGGCCACCACCACCGACCTCAAGCAGGGCGAGCAGGTGCTTGCCTCCCGCTTCGCCAAGCCCGACACCGACGGTGGCAAGAAGGGCGACATCCCGGTCCCCAATGACATGCAGCAGATCTCGATGGTCACCGAGTCTCAGCGCGCCGTCGCCGGCCGGATCATCCCCGGGGACAAGATCGCTATCAACGTCACCAAGGGCAATCAGACCGCCCAGGTGTTCCGCGACGTCCTGGTCCTGCGAGTGGACGGCGGCTCCACCCCCGACGGTGCAGCCTCAGGCTCGAGCGTGATGTTGACCCTCGCTCTCAAGCCCAAGGACGTCCGCCTGCTGGTCGCCTCGCTGCAGACCGCACAGCTATGGATCGTGCTCGACGCCAAGAACAACGACGGCAGCGCCGAGGCACCCATCTCACTTACCTTGGGCAAGGCATCGCAATGA
- a CDS encoding Flp family type IVb pilin: protein MKNLPAKIVGTVVATKERGATAVEYGIMVALIAAVIITVVSLLGTQLSGMFNNVKNSI from the coding sequence ATGAAGAACCTGCCCGCCAAGATCGTCGGCACCGTCGTCGCTACCAAGGAGCGCGGTGCGACCGCGGTCGAGTACGGCATCATGGTTGCGCTCATCGCCGCCGTGATCATCACCGTGGTCTCCCTGCTCGGCACCCAGCTGAGCGGCATGTTCAACAACGTGAAGAACAGCATCTGA
- a CDS encoding vWA domain-containing protein — MSLRVRIAGLVAVAAALIGLPAGVACATPGPTDGVIKALALPVQTTDFIVLVDNSASMAKGKSADTVHSALSQLLKIMQPTDRLALYSFDSTVTAQYRGLVGDQGARMLGALPKATVGWSDQGAALEAAVTELARDAANPQAVVVMITDSIPDPAPGSDYQSQEGKAWRELAENGRRLAGQRPIASYLFGLSSTVDVTMLGRVFPTTQPVKASGISRAVASINADVEQLRAGRLLGTELQAPIAVSWTGDFSSGSTGWLPIRVTVESPYRHVPIVLSGLRVAAAGELSAEVSGLPKVIELAPGQTRNLDAQLQLSGDGDLRNLNLTFDAAVDSPWRPALTAGLGLTFEPKLVTVAGARADGALARSLPTLVTVGGLLGLSVVVWWLGSALISPRMRGELIFSRHAEVLARVQLRGRRQYLAGVPGAGTLATLGGAVYGARPVRGNDREVRVDLVAGKSWSRGVIQDGHVIQMGDMEIAYSSEPGAIVRPALVH; from the coding sequence GTGTCTTTGCGCGTACGAATTGCGGGGCTGGTCGCCGTCGCCGCCGCCCTGATCGGGTTGCCGGCAGGCGTGGCTTGCGCGACGCCGGGACCCACCGACGGCGTGATCAAGGCCCTGGCGCTGCCCGTCCAGACCACTGACTTCATCGTCCTGGTGGACAACAGCGCCTCGATGGCCAAAGGCAAGTCGGCCGATACCGTCCACTCTGCGCTGAGCCAACTGCTCAAGATCATGCAGCCCACTGATCGACTGGCCCTGTACAGCTTCGACTCGACGGTCACCGCGCAGTACCGCGGCCTGGTCGGCGATCAGGGTGCCCGGATGCTCGGCGCACTGCCGAAGGCCACGGTGGGCTGGAGTGATCAGGGGGCCGCGCTGGAGGCTGCGGTTACCGAGCTCGCCCGGGATGCAGCCAACCCGCAGGCCGTCGTGGTGATGATCACTGACAGCATTCCGGATCCGGCGCCCGGATCGGACTACCAGAGCCAAGAGGGCAAGGCCTGGCGCGAGCTGGCCGAGAACGGCCGCAGGTTGGCCGGCCAGCGACCGATCGCCAGCTATCTGTTCGGGCTGTCCTCGACCGTCGACGTCACCATGCTCGGCCGAGTGTTCCCCACGACCCAGCCGGTGAAGGCCTCGGGCATCAGCCGAGCCGTCGCGTCGATCAACGCCGATGTTGAGCAGCTGCGTGCAGGCCGTCTGTTGGGTACCGAGCTCCAGGCCCCGATCGCGGTGAGCTGGACCGGCGACTTCAGCTCCGGCTCGACCGGGTGGCTGCCGATCCGGGTCACGGTCGAGTCGCCTTACCGGCACGTACCGATCGTCCTCAGCGGTCTGCGGGTGGCGGCCGCCGGCGAGCTGTCCGCCGAGGTCAGTGGCCTGCCGAAGGTGATCGAGCTCGCGCCCGGGCAGACCAGGAACCTGGATGCTCAGCTTCAGCTCAGCGGGGACGGCGACCTGCGCAACCTCAACCTGACCTTCGACGCTGCGGTGGACTCGCCTTGGCGTCCTGCGCTCACCGCCGGACTCGGGCTGACTTTCGAACCCAAGTTGGTGACCGTGGCCGGTGCGCGCGCCGATGGCGCTCTGGCTCGGTCGCTGCCCACGCTGGTCACCGTCGGCGGGCTGCTCGGGCTATCGGTCGTGGTGTGGTGGCTGGGCAGCGCGCTGATCTCGCCGCGGATGCGCGGGGAGCTGATCTTCAGCCGGCATGCCGAGGTGCTGGCCCGAGTGCAGCTGCGTGGACGGCGCCAGTATCTGGCCGGTGTGCCCGGCGCCGGAACCCTGGCGACGCTGGGCGGAGCGGTCTACGGCGCGCGTCCGGTTCGGGGCAACGACCGGGAGGTCCGAGTGGATCTGGTTGCCGGCAAGAGCTGGAGTCGCGGCGTCATTCAAGATGGTCACGTCATCCAAATGGGTGACATGGAAATTGCTTACTCGAGTGAACCCGGCGCAATTGTCCGGCCAGCACTCGTGCATTAA
- a CDS encoding TadE/TadG family type IV pilus assembly protein, translated as MRRGKPAQTSERGAAAVEFALVLPVLIVMIFGMVDMGMAINAQAIVGNAAREGARAASFSGADTTATNNAISRASASLIGTAPTTNITCQTMVSGTPTAIACSSVSPGDSVQVKVSYTYKWITPGVLGLPGQSVIVATSQMRIESA; from the coding sequence ATGCGTAGAGGCAAGCCTGCGCAGACATCCGAGCGCGGAGCGGCAGCAGTGGAGTTCGCACTGGTGCTGCCGGTCCTGATCGTGATGATCTTCGGGATGGTTGACATGGGCATGGCGATCAACGCCCAGGCCATCGTCGGCAATGCGGCGCGCGAAGGCGCGCGCGCAGCCAGCTTCAGTGGCGCCGACACGACGGCGACCAACAACGCGATCAGCCGGGCTTCGGCAAGCCTGATCGGTACCGCCCCCACCACCAACATCACGTGCCAGACCATGGTCTCCGGCACCCCCACCGCGATCGCTTGCTCCTCGGTCTCGCCGGGTGACTCAGTGCAGGTCAAGGTGTCCTATACCTACAAGTGGATCACCCCCGGCGTCCTCGGCCTTCCCGGCCAGAGCGTCATCGTCGCCACTAGCCAGATGCGGATCGAGTCGGCCTGA
- a CDS encoding N-acetylmuramoyl-L-alanine amidase has protein sequence MTSKRTTVALRTTAGVLAALLLTSCAAAPPADPERPSPAATSAAPSPASSSTPTQATPTKAPSPSQSAPPAAGRLDGRVIVIDPGHNRNSDGPFIRHKVPAGNGKTKPCNSTGTATNADYAEHAYNWAQANALAKELRERGATVRLTRADDAGNGPCVNTRASLANQLHADLLISIHADGSFSKGARGFHVILSTVMAGGSGVEAESKKLAEQIRSVLTAQTGMPRSTYIGRGTALSPRSDIATLNFAKVPAVMMEMGNMRNAKDAALLTSSAWRTKAATALADAISEFLD, from the coding sequence GTGACGTCGAAGCGAACCACGGTCGCACTCCGGACGACGGCCGGTGTGCTCGCCGCCCTGCTCCTGACCAGTTGTGCAGCCGCTCCGCCGGCCGACCCCGAACGGCCATCGCCGGCAGCAACCTCGGCGGCGCCGAGCCCGGCCTCATCGTCCACGCCGACCCAGGCCACACCCACCAAGGCACCGAGCCCGAGCCAGAGCGCGCCGCCGGCCGCCGGCCGGCTCGACGGACGGGTGATCGTGATCGACCCCGGCCACAATCGCAACTCCGACGGCCCGTTCATCCGGCACAAGGTTCCGGCCGGCAACGGCAAGACCAAGCCGTGCAACTCCACCGGCACTGCCACCAATGCCGACTACGCCGAGCATGCCTACAACTGGGCCCAGGCCAACGCGCTGGCCAAAGAGCTGCGCGAGCGCGGCGCGACCGTCCGGCTGACCAGGGCGGACGACGCCGGCAACGGCCCCTGCGTGAACACCCGAGCCAGCCTGGCCAACCAGCTGCACGCCGACCTGCTGATCTCGATCCACGCCGACGGCAGCTTCAGCAAGGGCGCGCGCGGTTTCCACGTGATCCTCTCCACCGTGATGGCCGGCGGATCCGGCGTCGAGGCCGAGTCGAAGAAGCTCGCCGAGCAGATCCGGTCGGTGCTCACCGCGCAGACCGGGATGCCGCGATCGACCTACATCGGCAGAGGCACCGCACTCAGCCCCCGATCCGACATTGCCACCCTCAACTTCGCGAAAGTACCCGCGGTGATGATGGAGATGGGCAACATGCGCAATGCCAAGGACGCCGCCCTACTCACCTCGTCCGCGTGGCGAACGAAGGCCGCCACCGCGCTGGCCGATGCGATCAGCGAGTTCTTGGACTGA
- a CDS encoding transglutaminase family protein, whose translation MSTPDVRRYRITHRTSYRYDDVLEAGYNRGLLRPRETATQQVLSFELTSTPAAEQLSEHLDYFGNPSLYLETRAPVTELVVEAVSQVQVSWPAPDLAALDAWSVAEAAAVLAAELDPVEHTEFTWPSPLVAIDAGLGEYAAQVLGPDRPLGTALAELLHAIHRDFRYTTGATSVQTTLAEVLATRQGVCQDFAQLTVGCLRWAGLPARYVSGYLETVPPPGRPKLRGADATHAWASVRCPDGSWVDLDPTNDQFADSRYIVTAWGRDYSDVSPLRGVVFTEADSSTLSVEVDVEPC comes from the coding sequence ATGAGCACTCCGGACGTCCGGCGCTACCGGATCACCCACCGCACCAGCTACCGCTACGACGACGTCCTGGAGGCCGGCTACAACCGCGGCCTGCTGCGGCCGCGGGAGACCGCGACCCAGCAGGTGTTGTCCTTCGAACTGACTTCGACGCCGGCCGCCGAGCAGCTCAGCGAACACCTGGACTACTTCGGCAACCCGTCGCTCTACCTGGAGACCCGGGCCCCGGTCACCGAGCTGGTGGTCGAGGCGGTCAGCCAGGTGCAGGTCAGCTGGCCGGCCCCCGATCTGGCCGCCCTGGACGCCTGGAGCGTGGCCGAGGCCGCGGCCGTCCTGGCCGCCGAGCTGGATCCGGTCGAGCACACCGAGTTCACCTGGCCGTCCCCGCTGGTGGCCATCGATGCCGGGCTCGGCGAGTACGCCGCGCAGGTGCTCGGGCCCGATCGTCCGCTGGGGACGGCGCTGGCCGAGTTGCTGCACGCGATCCACCGCGACTTCCGCTACACCACCGGGGCCACGTCGGTGCAGACCACACTGGCCGAGGTGCTGGCCACCCGGCAGGGGGTCTGTCAGGACTTCGCCCAGCTGACCGTGGGCTGCCTGCGCTGGGCCGGGCTGCCGGCCCGCTACGTCAGCGGCTACCTGGAGACCGTGCCGCCGCCGGGACGTCCAAAGCTGCGCGGGGCCGACGCCACCCACGCCTGGGCGTCCGTGCGCTGCCCGGACGGGAGCTGGGTCGACCTCGATCCGACCAACGACCAGTTCGCCGACTCCCGCTACATCGTGACCGCCTGGGGACGCGACTACTCCGACGTCTCCCCGCTGCGCGGCGTGGTGTTCACCGAGGCCGACTCGTCCACCCTGAGCGTCGAGGTCGACGTCGAGCCCTGCTGA